From a single Loigolactobacillus coryniformis subsp. coryniformis KCTC 3167 = DSM 20001 genomic region:
- a CDS encoding O-acetylhomoserine aminocarboxypropyltransferase/cysteine synthase family protein yields MKPEHFDTARLHAGYDPAAHLQSPLVPIYQTAAFGLGDTETAAAITAGTKADAYTYSRVGNPTVRAFEKRLAALDGGTDAVAVGSGMAAISYALLNVAEGGGRILAPTNIYGASLDEFRTLLPKFGIQFDFFDDINDLTTIKSLLRPETKAIYIESVANPSTEVADIAALAQIAHAAGIPLIVDNTFPTPYLCRPFEFGADIDVYSSTKGINGHGNVVSGVVIDHGQFDWNNGKFPQMTEPEFILGDEAQHKTASFYSKFGANAFINRIRMKYLRLLGAVMSPFDAYLALLGLETISERLSKEVQSATAIAQYLTTNPHVKHVYYSGIEKDNQLVKKYFPHGIGAILSFELAGDEEQVAKVLDNVHVFTYLPNVGDVRSLIVNPVKVTHREMPQAIRLKHQLNQQVLRLSIGLEDVRDLIADLDQAIRQAFVLPQE; encoded by the coding sequence TTGAAACCTGAACATTTTGATACAGCACGCTTACATGCTGGATACGATCCGGCTGCTCATTTACAATCGCCACTAGTGCCGATTTATCAGACCGCGGCATTTGGTTTAGGTGACACTGAAACGGCTGCCGCAATTACTGCGGGAACTAAGGCCGACGCCTACACTTATTCACGAGTTGGTAATCCGACAGTGCGGGCTTTTGAAAAAAGGCTAGCTGCTTTGGATGGTGGTACTGATGCAGTAGCAGTTGGTTCAGGAATGGCCGCAATTTCTTATGCGCTTTTAAATGTGGCCGAAGGTGGTGGCCGTATCCTAGCACCAACCAATATTTATGGTGCTAGTTTGGATGAATTCAGAACTTTGTTACCTAAATTTGGAATCCAATTTGATTTTTTCGATGATATTAATGATCTAACAACGATCAAATCATTATTGCGACCGGAGACAAAAGCAATTTATATTGAAAGTGTCGCTAATCCGAGCACAGAAGTTGCGGATATTGCGGCACTTGCACAGATCGCGCATGCGGCTGGGATACCCTTGATCGTTGATAATACCTTTCCTACACCATATTTATGTCGTCCCTTTGAATTTGGTGCTGATATTGATGTTTATTCCTCAACTAAAGGAATTAACGGTCATGGAAATGTTGTTTCTGGTGTGGTCATTGATCATGGTCAATTTGATTGGAACAACGGTAAATTCCCGCAGATGACTGAACCAGAGTTTATTTTAGGTGACGAAGCGCAGCACAAAACTGCTAGTTTCTATAGTAAATTTGGCGCTAATGCGTTTATTAATCGGATCCGCATGAAGTATTTGCGCTTGCTTGGTGCCGTAATGAGTCCATTCGATGCCTACTTAGCGCTACTTGGATTAGAAACAATTTCTGAGCGTTTAAGTAAGGAAGTACAAAGTGCTACAGCAATCGCACAATATTTGACGACTAATCCACATGTTAAGCACGTTTACTATTCGGGGATTGAAAAGGATAATCAGTTGGTTAAGAAGTATTTTCCACATGGTATTGGGGCTATCTTATCGTTTGAACTTGCTGGTGATGAGGAACAAGTCGCAAAAGTATTGGATAATGTACATGTCTTTACTTATTTACCTAACGTTGGTGATGTCCGTTCTTTGATCGTTAATCCGGTTAAGGTCACCCATCGAGAAATGCCGCAAGCAATTCGGTTAAAGCATCAATTAAATCAACAAGTGCTGCGGCTTTCGATTGGCCTAGAAGATGTTCGGGATTTGATTGCCGACCTTGACCAAGCGATTAGGCAGGCATTTGTTTTGCCGCAGGAATGA
- a CDS encoding amidohydrolase produces MSHLSLAELEKQLITYRHDFHEYPELANHEFKTTAKIKAILEAWHIKILPTKLKTGVFAEIGLKTKPLIALRADIDALPITEASGVSFSSKVPGIMHACGHDTHIAALLGAAYLLKQEEAALPGKIRLIFQLSEEDQEGALQVIDDGQLTDVQAILGFHNTPQQPVGAIGLKAGITSGAIDKFKVTLSGVGTHASAPQNGKDPIPALGATISALQTIVSRNLDPFKAGVVSITHVNAGNTWNVLPEKAFFEGTVRTADKEVRKQIKQRFFETVKYTAKAQQIQADIDWYDGDPSVDNDAKLTALVQDETEKFAPTYVQQPKLGSDDFACYQALIPGVYANIGNGGSVSAHNPHFIADDKLIIVGAQFFEKNARRWLAELAD; encoded by the coding sequence ATGAGTCATTTAAGTCTAGCAGAACTAGAAAAACAATTAATCACGTATCGGCATGACTTTCATGAATATCCAGAGTTAGCCAATCATGAATTTAAAACAACTGCGAAAATTAAAGCAATTCTAGAAGCGTGGCACATTAAAATTTTACCAACAAAGCTTAAAACGGGTGTTTTTGCTGAAATTGGGCTTAAAACTAAACCGCTGATTGCTTTGCGAGCTGATATTGATGCGTTGCCGATCACTGAAGCTTCGGGTGTGTCTTTTAGTTCAAAAGTACCGGGAATCATGCATGCTTGTGGTCATGATACACATATTGCGGCTTTGCTTGGAGCAGCTTATTTGTTGAAGCAAGAAGAAGCTGCTCTGCCAGGTAAGATACGATTGATTTTCCAACTATCTGAAGAAGATCAAGAAGGTGCCTTGCAGGTGATCGATGATGGTCAATTGACTGATGTACAGGCAATTTTAGGGTTTCATAATACGCCGCAACAGCCAGTTGGTGCAATTGGTTTAAAAGCGGGCATTACTAGTGGAGCCATTGATAAATTTAAAGTCACTTTAAGCGGCGTTGGCACGCATGCCTCAGCACCGCAAAATGGTAAGGATCCGATTCCGGCACTGGGAGCGACGATCAGTGCATTACAAACAATCGTTAGTCGTAATCTAGATCCTTTTAAGGCAGGTGTCGTCAGTATTACCCATGTGAATGCTGGAAATACCTGGAATGTATTACCGGAAAAGGCATTTTTTGAAGGGACAGTGCGGACTGCGGATAAAGAAGTGCGTAAGCAAATCAAGCAGCGCTTTTTTGAAACAGTTAAATACACCGCTAAGGCACAACAAATTCAGGCTGATATCGACTGGTATGATGGTGATCCCTCAGTAGATAATGATGCTAAATTAACTGCATTAGTGCAAGATGAGACGGAAAAGTTTGCGCCCACTTATGTACAGCAACCTAAATTAGGTAGCGATGATTTTGCTTGTTATCAAGCTTTGATTCCTGGCGTTTATGCCAACATTGGCAATGGTGGTAGTGTTAGTGCCCATAATCCACATTTTATTGCGGACGATAAACTGATCATTGTCGGGGCACAGTTCTTTGAAAAAAATGCCCGACGTTGGTTAGCTGAACTTGCTGATTAG
- a CDS encoding transporter substrate-binding domain-containing protein, translating to MKLKQKVVLLTLAITATIAGTINLPNNTVKAATKTTTITAITDGNVAPFAVKSKSGEITGYDADVLKAVVKRLPQYKLKWKLANFDALLGNIDAGRADIGVNHFGKTAERKEKYLFSKPIFEDKPVFIVKKSNNTIKSFNTAAGKTTPAQVGTGFSLNLEQYNKDNPKNKIKISYVKDYHDLQDVSSGKYDFAYTDLSMYNAEQKEYNIKNVKAVKLQRNKDGNNFDHPYTYFVFGKTAKDKKFQQAVNEELVKLAKDGTLTKISNKYLGSDFSPKVLRE from the coding sequence ATGAAATTAAAACAAAAAGTCGTTTTACTAACCTTGGCCATTACAGCTACGATAGCAGGTACAATTAATTTACCAAATAATACGGTTAAAGCAGCCACTAAAACTACAACAATCACTGCGATTACTGATGGTAATGTGGCACCATTCGCGGTTAAAAGTAAATCTGGAGAAATCACAGGATATGATGCTGATGTTTTAAAAGCAGTTGTGAAAAGACTGCCGCAATATAAATTAAAGTGGAAGTTGGCTAACTTCGATGCTTTATTAGGTAATATTGATGCTGGACGCGCAGATATAGGGGTTAATCACTTTGGTAAGACGGCTGAGCGTAAGGAAAAATACTTATTCTCTAAACCAATTTTTGAAGATAAACCTGTCTTCATTGTGAAAAAATCAAATAATACAATTAAGAGCTTCAACACTGCTGCTGGCAAAACTACGCCAGCACAAGTTGGAACTGGTTTTTCGCTTAATTTGGAACAATACAATAAAGATAATCCGAAAAATAAAATCAAGATTTCCTACGTTAAAGATTATCACGATTTACAAGATGTTAGTTCCGGTAAATATGATTTTGCTTATACCGATCTATCAATGTATAACGCTGAACAGAAAGAATACAACATTAAAAACGTTAAAGCTGTGAAATTACAACGTAATAAAGATGGCAATAATTTTGATCATCCGTATACTTATTTTGTTTTTGGCAAAACAGCTAAGGACAAGAAGTTCCAACAAGCAGTTAATGAGGAGTTAGTTAAGTTAGCTAAGGATGGGACATTGACTAAAATTAGTAATAAATATTTAGGTAGTGATTTTTCACCTAAAGTTTTAAGGGAATAA
- a CDS encoding amino acid ABC transporter ATP-binding protein, which produces MIEIKHLAKTFSNHEIFNDINLKVNMGEILAIIGPSGSGKSTLLRCLNLLEKPDEGEVTIGDSHFTAPNISKKQAVGIRQESTMVFQQFNLFRQKTAWQNVAENLITVKKVNKVAAKQRALEELDKVGLGAYANFYPGQLSGGQKQRVAIARSLATDSKILLLDEPTSALDSELVGEVLTTLRAVVENHPDYTVILVSHELEFVKEVATKVIFFESGQIIESGTPEEVLNNPQQARTQRFLSRFTQQAIAQ; this is translated from the coding sequence ATGATTGAAATTAAGCATTTAGCGAAAACTTTTAGTAATCATGAGATTTTTAATGATATTAATTTAAAAGTTAACATGGGAGAGATTTTAGCAATCATTGGTCCTTCTGGCTCAGGAAAATCAACATTATTACGTTGCCTAAATTTACTTGAAAAACCAGATGAAGGTGAAGTGACTATTGGTGATTCGCATTTCACCGCACCTAATATTTCTAAAAAACAGGCAGTGGGAATTCGCCAGGAATCCACGATGGTTTTTCAACAATTCAATCTGTTTAGACAAAAAACAGCTTGGCAGAATGTTGCTGAAAATTTAATTACCGTTAAAAAAGTGAACAAAGTGGCAGCCAAGCAACGGGCGCTTGAAGAGTTGGATAAAGTTGGCTTAGGTGCCTATGCCAACTTTTACCCAGGACAACTATCTGGTGGACAAAAACAACGAGTAGCAATTGCTCGGTCTTTGGCCACAGATTCTAAGATTTTATTGTTGGATGAACCAACGTCGGCGTTAGACTCAGAATTAGTTGGTGAAGTTTTGACTACATTAAGGGCGGTCGTTGAAAACCATCCTGATTATACGGTTATTTTAGTGTCACATGAACTGGAATTTGTGAAAGAAGTAGCCACTAAAGTGATTTTTTTTGAAAGTGGGCAAATCATTGAATCAGGTACACCAGAAGAAGTGTTGAATAATCCGCAACAAGCACGGACACAGCGTTTTTTAAGCCGCTTTACACAGCAAGCTATTGCACAATAA
- a CDS encoding amino acid ABC transporter permease, with amino-acid sequence MPKLIDFKMILTNIPQLLQYLPITLAIVILSMIVGLVFALIIALVRLNKIPVLTQLFTLLVSFVRGTPLLVQLYLSYYGVPIALKYWNYYNHTNYNINNLPAFLFVFVAFAINEAAYNSENIRGALLSVDRGEIEAAQSLGMTGGQILRRITIPEALVVALPTLGNQFISLIKGTSLAFVAGVIEMTAEGQIIAGRNFRYFEVYLSLAIIYWALTVITEVIIRFVEKRLNKFRTVQKVVEINDTLEDNALPIKRSLQVLETETK; translated from the coding sequence ATGCCTAAGTTAATTGATTTTAAAATGATTTTGACGAATATACCACAATTGTTGCAGTATCTACCGATCACTTTAGCAATTGTTATTTTATCGATGATTGTTGGGCTAGTCTTTGCGCTGATTATCGCATTAGTGCGGTTGAATAAAATACCGGTTTTGACTCAGTTATTTACGTTATTAGTTTCATTTGTACGTGGGACGCCGCTATTAGTACAGTTGTATTTATCTTATTATGGAGTGCCAATCGCATTGAAATACTGGAATTATTATAATCATACGAATTATAACATCAATAATTTACCGGCATTCCTGTTTGTTTTTGTCGCGTTTGCAATTAATGAAGCAGCTTATAATTCTGAAAACATTCGTGGTGCTTTACTTTCGGTGGACCGTGGTGAAATTGAGGCAGCACAATCGCTGGGCATGACTGGCGGCCAGATTTTACGGCGAATTACAATTCCAGAAGCGTTGGTAGTCGCGTTGCCGACTTTAGGAAATCAGTTTATCAGTTTGATCAAGGGAACCTCGCTAGCTTTTGTTGCCGGTGTAATTGAAATGACTGCTGAGGGTCAGATTATTGCTGGTCGCAATTTTAGATATTTTGAAGTCTATCTTTCCTTGGCAATAATTTATTGGGCATTAACGGTAATTACCGAGGTTATTATTCGTTTTGTTGAAAAGCGGCTCAATAAGTTTAGAACGGTCCAAAAAGTAGTTGAAATTAATGACACACTTGAAGACAATGCATTACCAATTAAACGCTCGTTACAAGTTTTAGAAACTGAAACAAAATAG
- a CDS encoding DDE-type integrase/transposase/recombinase has protein sequence MHTPLIAYLVLIIKLQRQIILILLAQLAEIFAHSRLPSADKPVFKRFNQFQVDEKVPLLQADIGSKALDYQQLIAESLEKNGKPILPVRRRKPIIFAAQDCPRCSAPQDYLYANNGAGGQLRCKVCQFKFQDGHAEKNKTVALRCPYCQNRLSIHNRRTRFDVWCCYNDKCAFRLGAIASMSPAEVADFNVHPTAHKVRYTWRTYNFELKGIAPESPIQAPVDLDRIQASPEVLGLVLTYHINYGLSARRTAAIMYDIHGVKISHQTIHNYEMAVAAVVRPFWANYPYALSDQIVGDETYVRVKGKWHYIFYFYDAKCKLILADYVTPNRTTESAVIAINQVLQKMPQIPEKLNFVVDANPIYQVAQIYFAQQGIKFGIHQVVGLENKDEISREYRFLKQTIERLNRSYKENYRSSTGFGSATGSASYTALYSAAYNFLRPHEALHYRIPVELPQLKPFERMPDKWLALIELAQSQLPTAA, from the coding sequence GTGCATACACCATTAATAGCCTATTTAGTTCTAATAATCAAGCTCCAAAGACAAATTATTTTGATCCTTTTAGCTCAGTTGGCTGAGATCTTTGCTCATTCACGGCTGCCAAGCGCTGATAAACCGGTATTCAAGCGTTTTAACCAATTTCAGGTCGATGAGAAAGTCCCACTACTTCAAGCTGATATCGGTTCTAAAGCCCTCGACTACCAGCAGTTGATCGCTGAGTCGCTTGAAAAGAACGGTAAGCCGATACTGCCAGTCAGGCGGCGTAAACCAATCATCTTTGCGGCGCAAGACTGTCCGCGGTGCTCGGCACCACAGGACTATCTTTACGCCAATAACGGTGCTGGCGGTCAGCTACGGTGCAAGGTCTGTCAGTTCAAGTTTCAAGATGGTCACGCCGAGAAGAATAAGACGGTCGCTTTACGTTGTCCTTATTGCCAGAATCGCCTGAGTATTCACAACCGTCGGACCAGGTTCGACGTCTGGTGTTGTTATAACGATAAGTGCGCTTTTCGCCTTGGTGCGATCGCCTCAATGTCACCCGCTGAAGTCGCTGACTTCAACGTCCATCCAACTGCCCACAAGGTGCGCTACACTTGGCGAACCTACAACTTTGAACTTAAAGGCATTGCGCCAGAATCGCCGATCCAAGCACCGGTAGACCTCGATCGGATTCAAGCCAGCCCTGAAGTGCTGGGCTTGGTGCTGACCTATCACATCAACTATGGTCTGTCAGCGCGGCGAACCGCGGCGATCATGTACGATATTCATGGCGTTAAAATCTCACACCAGACCATCCATAACTACGAAATGGCGGTAGCCGCTGTTGTCCGGCCTTTCTGGGCGAATTATCCTTACGCACTGTCCGATCAGATTGTTGGTGACGAGACTTACGTGCGCGTGAAAGGCAAGTGGCACTATATCTTCTACTTCTACGACGCCAAGTGTAAGCTCATTCTCGCCGACTACGTGACCCCTAATCGCACAACCGAATCAGCGGTCATTGCGATCAACCAAGTCCTCCAAAAGATGCCTCAGATCCCTGAGAAGCTTAACTTCGTCGTTGACGCGAATCCGATCTACCAAGTTGCCCAGATCTATTTTGCACAACAGGGCATCAAGTTTGGCATTCACCAGGTTGTTGGTCTTGAAAACAAAGATGAGATCAGTCGTGAGTACCGCTTCTTAAAGCAAACCATTGAGCGCTTGAATCGTTCCTACAAAGAAAATTATCGTTCCAGTACCGGCTTTGGCTCTGCCACAGGTTCAGCGAGTTACACGGCACTTTATTCAGCGGCCTATAACTTCTTGCGGCCTCATGAAGCACTGCATTACCGCATTCCTGTTGAGTTACCACAACTCAAACCGTTTGAACGAATGCCGGACAAATGGCTGGCGCTAATTGAACTAGCGCAATCTCAATTACCAACTGCAGCCTAG
- the acnA gene encoding aconitate hydratase AcnA has product MTTYQATFKSSGTTYHYYAINDWAQAHNFDVARLPYSLRVLLEMTLRQQKTDPAPFLSWPQADQDIAFKPERVILQDFTGVPALVDLAAMRSQLVTDGGDPDTINPDVPVDLIIDHSVQVDRAGDAAAFQTNIKKEFARNHERYQFLKWAQQAFKNLRIVPPDTGIIHQINLEYLASVVRSTTQNGEHWAFPDTVVGTDSHTTMVNALGVLGWGVGGIEAEASMLGEPSYMQIPQVVGVRLSNQLPEGATATDLALTVTKLLRAHNVVGKFVEFYGPGLAALSIADRATIANMAPEYGATASFFPIDQQTLNYLKLTNRSTEQIQLISDYAHENHLFHDSTEQCHYSETESLDLATIVPSLAGPSRPQDLVLLTALKQQFTDNQKLAVTVADHEYQLQRGDLAIAAITSCTNTSNPSLLLTAGLIAQKAFAAGLQVPAYVKTSFAPGSKVVTAYLAAAGLQSALDQLGFNLVGYGCTTCIGNSGQLKPEMQQAVAAANFPIAAIESGNRNFSGRVNPLVKDTYLASPPLIVAYALAGTLRIDLATEPLGHDRAGDPIFLKDLWPAASEVDALIQQTVTADTFKREYASLLTANKTWNALAAPTGSSYAWQDDSTYIALPPFFQKLTRHTGLPYLTNLRTLAKFGDSITTDHISPAGFIGQNTPAGQYLQAQNVAPTDFNSYGSRRGNHHVMMRGTLANIRIQNQLTPEKEGGYTRYWPTDEILPIFDAATKYQADGTGLVILAGKDYGMGSSRDWAAKGVKLLGVKVVIAESFERIHRANLVMMGVLPLQFVAGENATSLGLSGAESFAISFTDHTAHVTATAATGKQTKFTAKLRFDTPTDMTYYENDGILPLVLRRKADLA; this is encoded by the coding sequence ATGACGACTTATCAAGCAACTTTTAAATCAAGTGGAACAACTTATCATTATTACGCGATCAATGACTGGGCACAAGCGCACAACTTTGATGTGGCGCGCTTACCCTACTCATTACGGGTTTTATTAGAAATGACGCTGCGCCAGCAAAAGACTGACCCAGCGCCGTTTCTAAGCTGGCCACAGGCAGATCAAGATATTGCTTTCAAGCCAGAGCGGGTGATCCTACAAGATTTTACGGGTGTTCCTGCTTTAGTCGATCTCGCCGCAATGCGCAGCCAATTAGTCACTGATGGTGGCGATCCTGATACCATTAATCCCGATGTACCCGTTGATCTGATCATTGATCACTCGGTTCAAGTTGACCGTGCTGGTGATGCAGCAGCTTTCCAGACCAACATCAAAAAAGAATTTGCTCGCAACCATGAGCGCTATCAGTTTTTAAAATGGGCACAACAAGCTTTCAAAAATCTGCGGATCGTACCGCCGGATACCGGCATTATTCATCAGATTAATCTTGAATATTTGGCCAGTGTTGTTCGTAGTACAACCCAAAATGGTGAGCACTGGGCCTTTCCTGACACCGTTGTCGGCACTGACTCGCATACAACAATGGTCAATGCCTTAGGCGTTCTTGGCTGGGGCGTTGGTGGTATCGAAGCCGAAGCCAGTATGCTAGGCGAACCTTCATACATGCAGATTCCGCAAGTCGTTGGTGTCCGCCTTAGCAATCAATTGCCGGAAGGTGCCACTGCCACTGATTTAGCGTTAACCGTAACTAAATTATTGCGCGCTCATAACGTCGTAGGTAAATTTGTCGAGTTCTACGGTCCTGGCTTAGCAGCGTTATCGATCGCTGATCGAGCAACGATCGCCAATATGGCGCCTGAATATGGTGCAACGGCTAGCTTTTTCCCAATTGATCAGCAAACGCTAAACTATCTCAAACTAACTAACCGCAGCACTGAACAAATTCAATTGATCAGCGATTATGCACACGAAAATCACCTATTCCACGACTCTACTGAACAATGCCACTACTCAGAAACTGAAAGTTTGGATCTGGCCACGATTGTACCTAGTTTGGCTGGTCCCAGCCGGCCGCAAGATCTTGTACTATTGACCGCATTGAAACAACAATTTACAGATAACCAAAAATTAGCCGTCACCGTAGCTGATCATGAGTACCAATTACAACGTGGCGACTTAGCAATCGCCGCAATCACCAGTTGTACCAATACATCAAATCCTAGCTTGCTATTGACTGCTGGTTTGATCGCACAAAAAGCTTTCGCCGCTGGTTTACAAGTGCCAGCATACGTTAAAACATCCTTTGCCCCAGGTTCAAAAGTCGTAACTGCCTATCTCGCTGCGGCAGGTTTACAATCGGCGTTGGACCAGCTTGGCTTTAATTTAGTCGGCTATGGTTGCACCACTTGTATCGGTAATTCCGGCCAACTAAAACCAGAAATGCAACAAGCAGTAGCTGCCGCTAATTTCCCGATTGCTGCCATTGAATCTGGTAACCGTAACTTTTCTGGTCGGGTTAATCCGCTAGTCAAAGATACTTACCTTGCTTCGCCGCCATTGATCGTTGCCTACGCTCTAGCCGGTACTTTACGCATTGATCTAGCCACCGAACCGCTAGGCCATGATCGTGCTGGTGATCCGATTTTTCTAAAAGATCTATGGCCGGCAGCTAGTGAAGTGGATGCCTTGATCCAGCAAACAGTCACCGCTGATACGTTTAAGCGCGAGTACGCTTCATTATTGACCGCTAACAAGACTTGGAATGCGTTAGCCGCACCGACTGGTAGTAGCTATGCTTGGCAAGACGACTCAACTTACATTGCGCTACCGCCGTTCTTCCAAAAACTAACCCGACACACTGGATTGCCGTATTTAACCAACTTACGAACACTGGCTAAATTTGGTGATTCGATCACGACTGATCATATTTCGCCGGCTGGCTTTATTGGTCAAAACACCCCTGCAGGGCAATATTTGCAAGCTCAAAATGTTGCCCCGACAGACTTTAATTCCTACGGTTCGCGTCGCGGCAACCATCACGTGATGATGCGCGGCACACTAGCCAACATCCGAATCCAAAATCAGCTCACACCAGAAAAAGAAGGCGGTTATACGCGCTACTGGCCAACTGACGAAATCTTACCAATTTTTGATGCTGCCACTAAATATCAGGCCGACGGTACTGGCTTAGTGATTCTAGCCGGTAAGGATTACGGCATGGGGTCATCCCGCGATTGGGCCGCTAAAGGGGTCAAACTCCTAGGTGTCAAAGTAGTGATTGCTGAAAGTTTTGAACGAATCCACCGGGCCAATTTGGTCATGATGGGCGTTTTACCTTTACAGTTTGTAGCCGGCGAAAACGCCACTAGTCTTGGTCTTAGCGGTGCTGAATCATTTGCCATCAGTTTCACCGACCACACGGCCCACGTTACTGCAACCGCTGCGACCGGCAAACAAACCAAATTTACCGCTAAATTACGTTTCGATACCCCCACTGATATGACTTACTACGAAAATGATGGTATTTTACCACTAGTTTTGCGGCGAAAAGCAGATTTGGCTTAA
- a CDS encoding citrate/2-methylcitrate synthase has translation MDLPKGLAGVVIADTAISSTKNDMLTYAGYPITELIANNVPYEAVVFLLWHQRLPTNAELKNFRAALFAEMELAPDFLDTLKKISKIQRHPMSLLRTSVSFLGSTESKAESNATAIQAKMLMIVAMIVRLRAGKKPLKARRKLDFAGNFVYLLTGKVPSAAENDLFNKVLLLHADHEFNASTFTARVAASTNADEYSCLTAAICALKGPLHGGANEQVYLLLDGIRSSGQTVAEYLGSRLANHEKIMGFGHRIYKHGDPRAFYLHDYAKIMAQHYDQMALFNLAEAVAAYMWQTKQLKPNVDFYAAIIYHCLGVPHDIFTPIFAVSRTAGWLAHIREQKAASYLIRPSSHYTGVYDKKVPSELQLSDLTPRPFKQEGGAAL, from the coding sequence ATGGATTTACCTAAAGGTTTAGCTGGCGTCGTCATCGCTGACACCGCTATTAGTTCCACGAAAAACGATATGTTGACTTATGCTGGGTACCCGATCACCGAACTGATCGCCAACAACGTCCCCTATGAGGCAGTTGTTTTCTTACTCTGGCATCAGCGCTTACCGACCAACGCTGAATTAAAGAATTTTCGGGCCGCTCTTTTCGCCGAAATGGAGTTGGCCCCTGACTTCCTAGACACATTGAAAAAAATTAGCAAGATTCAGCGACATCCGATGAGTTTGTTGCGCACCAGCGTTTCTTTCCTCGGTTCAACTGAATCTAAGGCAGAAAGTAACGCCACCGCGATCCAAGCTAAAATGTTGATGATCGTCGCCATGATCGTGCGGCTGCGTGCCGGAAAAAAGCCCTTAAAAGCGCGGCGCAAACTAGACTTTGCTGGTAACTTCGTTTACTTGCTTACCGGCAAAGTACCTAGTGCAGCAGAAAACGATCTGTTTAACAAAGTGTTGCTCCTGCACGCTGATCATGAATTCAACGCCTCTACCTTTACCGCGCGGGTTGCCGCGTCAACTAATGCTGATGAATATTCCTGCCTAACTGCCGCAATCTGTGCGTTAAAAGGGCCGCTGCACGGTGGTGCTAATGAACAAGTTTACTTATTACTGGACGGTATTCGTTCTAGCGGGCAAACAGTCGCGGAATACTTGGGTAGCCGATTAGCCAATCACGAGAAAATCATGGGCTTCGGTCATCGTATTTACAAGCATGGTGATCCGCGAGCTTTTTACTTACACGACTATGCCAAAATAATGGCACAACATTACGATCAAATGGCGCTATTCAATTTAGCTGAAGCAGTAGCTGCCTACATGTGGCAAACCAAGCAGTTGAAACCCAACGTTGATTTCTATGCGGCGATCATCTACCATTGCCTCGGTGTGCCCCACGATATTTTCACACCGATTTTTGCGGTCAGCCGTACCGCTGGTTGGCTGGCACACATTCGTGAGCAAAAAGCCGCTAGTTACCTGATTCGGCCTAGCTCACATTACACCGGTGTTTATGATAAAAAAGTGCCTAGCGAGCTGCAATTAAGTGATTTAACACCGCGGCCATTTAAACAAGAAGGAGGTGCCGCACTATGA